The following DNA comes from Chryseobacterium gallinarum.
AAGCAAAAAATGGTGATATTGTATTACAAAGCTCGGGGGTGGCCAAGGTGCTGGGGAAAATAGATGCTAAAGTGAATAAAGGATAATATGCTGAAAAAAATATTGATTGCGCTATTTTCAAGTATATTTTCTGTAATACTCACCGGTATCATTACATTAGGTATCCTGGATCTTACAAGATATAGTCATGGAGATTGCGGATGGATTGCAGTATGGCTTTGCGGAGCATTTTTGCCTATATTGTTTTTTCTGCCGTTTATAATAGCAGATCGACGGCAAAAGAAGACCATAGATGATTTTATGCTGTTCTGTGTATATTCAGGCTGTACCGTTTTTATCATCATATCTGTGATATTACTGATTCTGGTTCCTCAAATCTGTTCATAAATGAGGTAAACGGAACGGAATTACACCGTAAAAAGAATATTAAAAATAAATCATGCACCATAGCAGAGGTGATGATTTATGTTAAGGTTTTAATAATGAATAATATAACGAAATATCTAGTTAGCCTTCTGTTTTTTATCCAGATTTCGTGTCAGGAGAAAAAAGACTATAAAAAAACTGAAACTATGACAAAATATGAATGGACTGAAGGGACGTCTGCTCCTTTAGGATTTCCGATGGAAGTATACAAAGGCGGAATAGAGTGTGAAGGTGGGGAATGGGTAAGCTTAGGCTTTGGCATAGTTCCGGGAAGAAATGATTGGGGAGCTATTAACCATGGGATGGGGAATGGTTTTAAAAGCCTTCCTTCCCGGCTTGATTTTATCTGGATGTCTTATATGGAAAACCAGTTTTACATGATTGATACTCCTATTGATATCGCTATAATTAAAGAGTATTTTGGAAAAGGATATGATACAAAGGGAAGAAGCGGTAAAAACAAGCATTTAAACTTTGATGAAATCGGTGTGGGAATGGCTCCCGGAGGTGTAGTTGTCGTATGGGTGGCAGGTGTAGGAGTCCAGAAAGAAATAGGAAGGTATCAAGGTAAAAAAGTAACGATCCCTGAATCCGAAATCGCTAAGCTGGACAGCCATGAAAACCGTTTTTGGCGGAAAGATTATCTCAATGAAGTATTCAATAATGGTAAGGTTATTCCTGCAGAGATACGGGAAAAAAATAAAGACAAGCCTATTCCGTTCGGTTTGTGGGATACCTATAGAATACGGTACAGCTGGAAACCGGTCTTTGAGCTTCCGGGAAATGCCAGGCTCAATCCATCAATAAATGTTAAAATATTTGCAATTAATGGAGAAAAAGAACAGTTTGACACTGCAACAGGCATATTGGCTGAAAATCAACAGAGGGCAATTCCAAAAAGCATTATTTTTGATTATATAGGTGCGGATAATAAAGTGTATGGAGCAAATTGCGACCTGAATGAAGAATCAGGTTTCGAAGCTTTTAAGGTTGTGTTTGGTGATGATCCTGGTTCAACCAGGGCTGATATTATTGTTAAGGTAAATGAGGCGAACAGCTACTTTACGATAAAAGTAAAGGGAGAAAACGGAAAAGAAGCCTTTATAAAAGCAGATAAAATAGAAGTTTTCTAAAAACAAAAGCTATGGGAAAAACTTTCGTATACAACACCGGCACTGCTAAACCTCCTGTGGATGAGCTGCATGTGGAAATAGGAGTGTTTTTTGATGGTACTTTGAACAATCTGAAAAATACCGAATTAAGAGCCAAGTACAGGGATGGCAAGAATCAGATAGAAAGCACTGATGATAAAGAGACCATACTAAAAAAGGAAAAGGCAATTGAAGATACAAGGGCCTTACAGGAAAAAGAATATAAAAAACTTAAAAATAAAGAAATATCAGATACCGATTCTGAATATGAACGCTACCTTAAGGCGAGTCATCGGGCATGGCTGGATAAACAGGGAGTAGATAACAGTTTTAGTAATGATTATACCAATGTTGCAAGAATGTATAAATGCTGCGAACAATATAATTATGGCGTCTATGTGGAAGGTATTGGTACCCTTGATAACAGCAGGGATGTAGATGACGGATTCCAGTACGGCTCCGGTAAAACAGGAGTGAGGGGAAAAGTAAGAAAAGGATGTGAAATGGCTGCTGACAGAATTAAAAAACTTACTTCTGCGGCAAACGGTAAAATAAGAATAACAAAAATTACCATTGACACCTTTGGATTTAGTCGAGGAGCTGCCGCCGCAAGAAATTTTGCTTATGAGATCAACGGGAATAAAAGAACCAAAGATGTTGAGATCAGAAAATCAAGGAAAATTGTGGGGTATAACCAGGTTAACTCTCCTGAAGGCCCGGTTATGGTTCCTGAATACGGAGATATCTGGGTGGATAAGGACAATACTGAAGTAGACCCGCAATATGTTATAAATGGGAAGCTTCCGAGATTTGGTTTTCTGGGATATTATCTTCTCAGTAAGGATATCCTGACAAAAGAGGAATTAGACAATCTGGATCTGGATGTTCGTTTTATTGGAGTCTATGATACCGTATCGTCGTATGAAGAATATGGTGATATGGGAGGAATCAGGCGTGTAGGGTGGGAAGGAATGAAACATTCTGCCTTAGGGCCTAAATACAATTTCGGAGACGATGTGGAACAGTTACAGTTGCTGAACCCCGGATCTTATTTTAAAGCCGTTCATTTTACAGCAGCTAATGAGCACCGGGAAAACTTTTCATTGACACGGTTCCCCGGCAGTATCGAAAAAGAATTTCCGGGAGTTCATTGTGATGTTGGTGGAGCTTATGAAAACGGGATGGAAGTGGTGGACGAAATAGAAACTTCTAACCATAAACCTTTATGGTTTTTAAATAAGCGGAGACAGCAATTGATAGATGAGCATTGGTACGACGAGGAGCAAATTGAGATTAATAACAGTTTTCTCAATGTAATAACAATGGGAGGGGTATACCGTAAAATTACAGGAACCCGTTTTTTGAGGAAAGAATACAGCTATATTCCGCTTCATTTCATGGAAGAACATGGGGTTAATTTGTATGATCATCAGTTGATCATGAAAACAGAGACAAGCTATTCCATAGAGCATGATCAGTACCTGCCTTCTGCAAAAGATCTCCTGCATGGCTACGTCTTTGAGGGTGAAGGAAAATGGAACTTTAAAACAGATGAAGAATTTGAGAAGGAAAAGCAGGAAAGAGCAAGAGAAAGGCTATTAAATCCGGAACCGGAACCTACATCAGAACCGGTACCTGATGAAATACTGGATGAAAATGGTAATAAAATTAAAGCCACCACGTTGCAAGGAGTTACCGTTACCGGCTATCATCCTCAGACGTTACTGAGGATTATCCGTAATCAGTATCTTCACTGGTCTGCCAACAGAGACTGGATGGGGATGGACCCCAATAATGATTATCAAAGAAGAATATATCCGGAATAAATAATGGTTAGTATACTGCAAAATCTTCATCAGAAAACATACAGGCTGGAAACAATAGTTACAGAACAGAAAAATCCGGTTTATTTTACCACGAAAAGCTATGCAAGACAAGTTGAGGTATATTATTTCGGAAAAGTAAAGGAGCTGCATCAGTTTCAGGTTTTAATAGTAGACTTTGATTTTTCGGATGATGAAAACGCCATGGGGAAACTGATAAAAAAGATAAGCTATTTATTTGATGAACTGAAATGTAAGGCGGATGAAGAAGGAAATATAATGACAGTAGATAATCTGTTATCCCTTCGGCTAAGATGGGTACAAATACAGGAAGAATTATCCAAAAGTCATAAAGGAGATGTGATGGACAGGTATTTTGGTCAGGTCACCAATTTACTGGAGGATGAAGATAAGCTTATTGGATTCCTGGGAGGTTATAATATGTTTGGACTTCTTTTTAACGGTCTATTCAATTCCTTTGACACCAAAATGAAAAGAGAATCTTCCGAAGGCTTTACAGAAATAATGACTCCTGTAAAAAATGGAGATACAGTGACTTTGAAAATCTCAGCAGAAAACCTCGAAGGATCAGGTGTCGAACATTTCAGAGGATTGTTTGTATGTAAAAAGAATCACTATGAAGAAGGATTTATAGAAATCAGGAAACACAATTATCATTTAAAACATTCATTGGTATGGACAGGGTAAAACGTGATGGAGAAAATACTTCTCCCGAAACTCAGACTCAAAATACAGCACAGGATAATGATAAAATGAAGGCGGCCAATAGCCAGAAAATAGACGGCAAACGTGCGGAAAATGAAGAGAAAGATAAAGCTGAAGAAGGTTTATTATTGGCCATAGATGGTGCTAAAATAAAATTCAATGCTCATATGGGAACATTTAAAGTGCTGAATAATGTACCGACCACGCAGGATAAGCTTACAGGAACTGTAGTAGAAAAACAGATACCTAATTTTATTTTTGATGATGGTTTTCAGATGATTTCCCTCACAGACTGGCAGGATTTTGGAACTGCAAAAGTTCAGGATAATTATGTATTGTTAAAAAAATCCACTTTACCGGGAACAGGCAAAATGCCGGGAAATGTACCGCCCGAAACAGGAAAAATAGAATTTGTAACCTCCGGACAGGTAAATATTCCGGAAAGTATTGATGCGAAGGGAGCGCCGGTGCCGGAACAGGATATAGAATATATTTATTATTCTAGGGATGGATTTTATTTGGGAGGATTGGAAAATAGTGGTAAAGTTTATTTATCTAATCACGAGGAATATGATAAGGCTAAAAAGGAAAAAAAGTGGTCTTTAATAAATAAAGAGTCGAATTTACTGAAAGATAAAGGAATAAATATTTCCCATACAAAATTTGTAGAAAAAGCGTCTACAATATATGGTGAAAGTTCAGCGTATAGAAATAATATTGGTATTGAACGAGAACTTGAGTTAGAAATGTTTGCTATAGCATCGGTCCATAAAATAAATAAAGTTGCTTACGGTATTAGCAGCCAACAGGCGATTTTATTTAGAAATACAAAAATTATAAAAAGAAATAATACAAAAATGCAGTTAGCTTTATCTGCTATTATTAGTTCGCTAACTACAGATGACGATCCTAGCAACGGAGCAACAATGTGGGATGGAGCAGAACAAGCTGCATTTCCAATTGGAGATGACAGATTTTCTTCAGGAAAATTCGAAATTCATATGAATACGATGGGTTGGTCAATTTCAGAAGAGCATTATAGTAAATGGAAAACCGGAGTAGAGAGACTAGGAGCACCTTTCAATGCACCAAGAGAAAAGTATACCCCTGGCAAAAACCCTAAAAATAAGTATTCTACAATGAATACAATAGCACTTGAATCAAGAGCAGTATATTTAGGAACTATTTTTTGGAAAGAATTAAAAACCAGAAAAAAGAAACCCAATGAAAAGAAATAATCTATATCTTATTTTGTTGTTTTTTTATACCAGTTGCATGTCTCAGAAAAACGATTATAAAGTAGTTTATTCGAGCAACAATGATATTAAAATTAGCTACTATTTTCATTCTGATAATAAAGAATATGCAAGAGTGTATGGTAATTCAATAAAGAGTGACTCTTTAGCGTTTGTTCAAAATAAAAATGATTTAATTGTAAATGAATTTAAGTATAATGATAAGGAGAAAAAAAGATTACCTACAGGAAATATTAAGTATATTAATTATTATACTAAGCTTTCGGATATTATTGCCTCAGAAAATGCTTTTTCAATAGATGAGGTCCCCGTAAATAACCTTAATTTTATCAAGAAAGACTGGGAAATAAAAAATATTATTGAGAAAAATTGTAAACAATCAAAAGTTGGATTTAATAATTGTGATTTTATACTTCCATCAAATAATGAATTTCCCTATTGGCCGAGTAGCGCAGTTATAGCATCAGCTAAAATAAGAGTCAAAGAAAATAGCCTGGAAGAAATAGAATTAGAAGCGAAATATCAGGATAATTCTTTTAATTATAAAAGAAGCTACTATTATAATGATGACCAAAAAATTGAAAAAATAATTACTTCTATAAAAGATAACTCTTCAACAGAATCTTATGAAGATAAATTTATTATCGTAAAATAAATAATTAGTTTTGAGGGTTTATTTTCATTATTCCTAATTTTAACAGGATTCTATTTTAAAAAAAATATATTTTCAAAGAAGTTATAGAATTATTCTACAAAATCATATAGCAACAGAAGAGATGCTTTTGATAGAACGGTTAAAATATTTAAAGATGATCAATAAAATTTTTTTATTACTTTTATTTTTAGGAATAAGTTGTAATTCTCAAACTTCTCGATTAGAATCTTTATTAAAATCAAATGAA
Coding sequences within:
- a CDS encoding phospholipase effector Tle1 domain-containing protein, whose protein sequence is MGKTFVYNTGTAKPPVDELHVEIGVFFDGTLNNLKNTELRAKYRDGKNQIESTDDKETILKKEKAIEDTRALQEKEYKKLKNKEISDTDSEYERYLKASHRAWLDKQGVDNSFSNDYTNVARMYKCCEQYNYGVYVEGIGTLDNSRDVDDGFQYGSGKTGVRGKVRKGCEMAADRIKKLTSAANGKIRITKITIDTFGFSRGAAAARNFAYEINGNKRTKDVEIRKSRKIVGYNQVNSPEGPVMVPEYGDIWVDKDNTEVDPQYVINGKLPRFGFLGYYLLSKDILTKEELDNLDLDVRFIGVYDTVSSYEEYGDMGGIRRVGWEGMKHSALGPKYNFGDDVEQLQLLNPGSYFKAVHFTAANEHRENFSLTRFPGSIEKEFPGVHCDVGGAYENGMEVVDEIETSNHKPLWFLNKRRQQLIDEHWYDEEQIEINNSFLNVITMGGVYRKITGTRFLRKEYSYIPLHFMEEHGVNLYDHQLIMKTETSYSIEHDQYLPSAKDLLHGYVFEGEGKWNFKTDEEFEKEKQERARERLLNPEPEPTSEPVPDEILDENGNKIKATTLQGVTVTGYHPQTLLRIIRNQYLHWSANRDWMGMDPNNDYQRRIYPE
- a CDS encoding DUF2931 family protein, which translates into the protein MTKYEWTEGTSAPLGFPMEVYKGGIECEGGEWVSLGFGIVPGRNDWGAINHGMGNGFKSLPSRLDFIWMSYMENQFYMIDTPIDIAIIKEYFGKGYDTKGRSGKNKHLNFDEIGVGMAPGGVVVVWVAGVGVQKEIGRYQGKKVTIPESEIAKLDSHENRFWRKDYLNEVFNNGKVIPAEIREKNKDKPIPFGLWDTYRIRYSWKPVFELPGNARLNPSINVKIFAINGEKEQFDTATGILAENQQRAIPKSIIFDYIGADNKVYGANCDLNEESGFEAFKVVFGDDPGSTRADIIVKVNEANSYFTIKVKGENGKEAFIKADKIEVF